The Kroppenstedtia pulmonis genome has a segment encoding these proteins:
- a CDS encoding LysE/ArgO family amino acid transporter — translation MSAAILHGVLLAFGLILPLGAQNVFVFNQGVSQPTFKGAIPVVITASLCDTLLIISAVLGVSVIVLSVPVLQTVIFSIGLLFLLYMGWSIWKSEPANLNQKEEAMSPKKQIMFAMSVSLLNPHAILDTIGVIGTSSLRYTGPEKIGFTATCIVISWLWFLGLAISGKIVGNLDTGGKLLKVINKVSATIIWGVALYIVIELYNMLKELSVVLPVM, via the coding sequence ATGTCAGCAGCAATCCTTCATGGCGTCCTGTTAGCCTTCGGGTTAATCCTTCCCCTTGGGGCTCAAAATGTATTTGTATTTAACCAAGGGGTTTCTCAACCAACGTTTAAAGGAGCAATACCAGTTGTCATTACAGCTTCACTTTGTGATACTTTACTCATTATATCAGCAGTGCTGGGTGTTTCTGTCATCGTATTATCTGTTCCTGTTCTGCAAACCGTCATCTTTTCGATTGGACTCTTATTTCTTCTATATATGGGGTGGTCTATTTGGAAAAGTGAGCCTGCAAATCTAAATCAAAAAGAAGAGGCCATGTCGCCTAAGAAGCAGATTATGTTTGCTATGTCCGTTTCTCTCCTTAACCCCCATGCAATCCTTGATACGATTGGTGTGATTGGAACTAGTTCTCTTCGCTATACGGGTCCGGAAAAAATAGGGTTTACTGCCACCTGTATCGTCATCTCTTGGCTGTGGTTTCTGGGGCTTGCGATCTCCGGAAAAATAGTAGGTAACTTAGATACGGGAGGCAAACTCCTTAAAGTGATCAACAAAGTATCAGCTACGATTATATGGGGGGTGGCACTGTATATAGTGATTGAGTTGTACAATATGTTAAAAGAGTTATCGGTTGTGTTGCCGGTTATGTGA
- a CDS encoding oligosaccharide flippase family protein has protein sequence MFAKIKQLFSDSTAFALALMGNKIVAFLLVPVYTRYLDPSRFGDWGLTNTIGIVVTYFCVLGTDTAFAFYFFESRDKQERDSYFTAAVFFPVVISLGFVLITSLISAPAAGLLFEDPEGYTHLLTLTILTIVFNVIIQQTLAYARFERQVKTFMIGTMSFVIGSSLASVWFVVFGKMGVMGIVYGQLITQSIVALVLLFGYRKHFTWQVKKKHLRNLLSYGVPLLPALLAFWIMNAVSQPIIYYLVSSEEGGIFGLAVRFASVIALITAAFQHAWRPFSVSIKDREDAKQIYSLLGRGFLVLGTFFIMLLSFLIEPVIKFVAGNPDFYAAYPYVWMLALGTLLNTIHLIVGVGLFVQKKTKTISKTFIIAAVIYLIGNFALVPFIQIWGTVSMTVVTYLYVFLSIYLKGQKVYKINFRIRSMLIYLFLFIFVMAFITWIQLNNWSHLWIYYICAVFLMSSAALLTGLFNAKSLSQLRRFINLRRNEGA, from the coding sequence ATGTTTGCGAAGATCAAACAATTGTTTTCTGACTCTACCGCCTTTGCTTTAGCCTTAATGGGAAACAAAATAGTGGCTTTCCTACTGGTACCTGTTTACACCCGTTATCTAGATCCTTCCCGTTTTGGTGACTGGGGTTTGACGAACACGATTGGGATTGTAGTTACTTATTTCTGTGTTCTAGGTACGGATACAGCTTTTGCCTTTTATTTTTTCGAATCTCGGGACAAACAAGAGCGGGATAGTTACTTTACTGCTGCAGTGTTTTTCCCAGTTGTCATCAGCTTGGGTTTTGTTTTGATTACATCCCTTATAAGCGCTCCTGCTGCTGGTTTGCTATTTGAAGATCCAGAAGGTTACACCCATTTGCTGACTCTTACCATACTAACGATCGTATTCAATGTGATTATCCAGCAGACTTTGGCCTATGCTCGCTTTGAACGACAAGTAAAGACCTTTATGATCGGAACTATGTCCTTTGTGATCGGTTCTAGTTTAGCTAGCGTATGGTTTGTGGTGTTTGGGAAAATGGGAGTGATGGGGATTGTCTATGGACAGCTCATAACCCAATCCATCGTAGCTCTGGTCTTACTATTTGGCTATCGTAAGCACTTTACATGGCAGGTTAAGAAAAAGCACTTAAGAAATCTTCTGAGCTACGGAGTTCCGCTTTTACCCGCACTCCTTGCTTTCTGGATCATGAATGCAGTCAGCCAACCTATCATATACTATTTGGTTTCTTCTGAAGAAGGGGGGATATTTGGGCTAGCTGTTCGCTTTGCTAGTGTTATTGCCTTAATCACTGCTGCATTCCAACACGCCTGGCGCCCCTTTTCTGTGTCCATTAAAGACCGTGAAGACGCCAAGCAAATTTATAGTCTTCTCGGTCGTGGCTTTTTAGTATTGGGTACCTTTTTTATTATGCTTCTTTCCTTTTTGATCGAACCGGTAATTAAATTTGTAGCAGGAAACCCTGACTTTTATGCAGCTTATCCCTATGTATGGATGTTGGCGTTGGGAACCCTTCTGAACACGATTCACTTAATTGTAGGAGTGGGGTTGTTTGTACAAAAGAAAACAAAAACGATATCCAAAACATTTATCATTGCTGCAGTGATTTATCTAATAGGAAATTTTGCTTTGGTACCATTTATTCAAATTTGGGGTACGGTTTCGATGACGGTAGTTACCTACCTTTATGTTTTCCTATCCATTTACCTCAAAGGACAAAAGGTCTACAAGATCAACTTTAGAATCCGATCCATGTTGATCTATTTGTTTCTATTCATTTTTGTTATGGCATTTATCACCTGGATTCAATTGAATAACTGGAGTCATCTATGGATTTACTACATATGTGCAGTTTTCTTAATGAGCAGTGCGGCTCTCTTAACAGGATTGTTTAATGCAAAGTCTTTATCGCAGTTGCGTCGTTTCATAAACCTGCGCAGAAATGAAGGGGCGTAG
- a CDS encoding plantaricin C family lantibiotic produces the protein MTKDMIVKAWKDPFARPSNAPSNPAGDVYMELEEAELDQVVGGTEAQAFATIGAKCTVETCSAVIWC, from the coding sequence ATGACCAAAGATATGATTGTAAAAGCGTGGAAAGATCCGTTTGCTCGTCCTTCAAATGCTCCGTCTAATCCAGCTGGTGATGTTTATATGGAGCTGGAAGAGGCTGAACTGGATCAGGTAGTTGGTGGAACTGAGGCACAGGCTTTTGCCACTATTGGTGCAAAGTGTACAGTAGAAACGTGTTCCGCTGTTATTTGGTGTTAA
- a CDS encoding PrpR N-terminal domain-containing protein: MRVLKSRIVIIGYKKITRLFDEMIREKDWGMDFTLYDWTPEETARRVAGLQEADVIVSAGTHATVLKEHGDDVPVVRVEITGFDIIHAIQRAKQQSSKAVFLHYKHPIPQYETARFELSCS; the protein is encoded by the coding sequence GTGAGGGTACTGAAATCACGGATTGTTATCATCGGGTATAAAAAAATAACCCGCCTTTTCGATGAAATGATCAGAGAGAAGGATTGGGGAATGGACTTTACGCTGTATGATTGGACTCCGGAAGAAACAGCCCGGCGTGTTGCTGGCCTGCAAGAGGCAGATGTGATCGTCTCTGCGGGAACCCATGCAACCGTGCTGAAGGAACATGGGGATGACGTTCCCGTTGTCAGGGTGGAAATCACCGGATTTGATATTATTCATGCGATTCAGCGTGCCAAACAGCAAAGCTCCAAGGCCGTGTTTTTACATTATAAACATCCGATCCCCCAATACGAAACGGCACGGTTTGAACTTTCTTGCTCATAA
- a CDS encoding class I SAM-dependent methyltransferase, translating into MKSLLFFLQYIVNPRSIGAIMPSSSFLGDKMLEGVNFQRADYIIEYGPGTGIFTKKMLKKRNPNTVILLVENNKDFYSVLKEKFKKEQNLFIIYGSAENIEQYTRDYGLPYADYVISGLPFASLPKHVSTRILKDTAKIIKKDGRFIAFQYTVFKRELLEEFFNILKVKKEMRNMPPAYVFSCQPYNTSLEEDHRHSKTL; encoded by the coding sequence ATGAAATCCCTTTTATTCTTCTTACAATATATCGTAAATCCCCGATCGATTGGCGCCATCATGCCGAGTTCGTCCTTTCTAGGCGACAAAATGCTGGAGGGGGTTAACTTTCAGAGAGCTGACTATATCATTGAATACGGTCCAGGCACAGGCATATTCACTAAAAAGATGCTTAAAAAAAGGAATCCAAATACGGTTATTTTGTTGGTGGAAAACAACAAAGACTTTTATTCAGTGTTGAAGGAGAAGTTCAAAAAGGAACAGAACCTTTTTATTATATATGGCTCTGCGGAAAATATTGAACAATATACAAGAGATTACGGCCTGCCATACGCAGACTATGTTATTTCCGGACTGCCATTCGCAAGTTTGCCCAAACACGTTTCCACCCGGATTTTGAAGGATACGGCAAAGATCATAAAGAAAGATGGAAGATTCATCGCTTTTCAATATACTGTCTTTAAAAGAGAGCTTCTCGAGGAATTTTTCAATATACTTAAAGTGAAGAAAGAGATGCGAAATATGCCGCCAGCTTATGTGTTTAGCTGTCAACCATATAATACAAGCTTAGAGGAAGATCATCGTCATTCAAAAACCCTCTGA